In Aphelocoma coerulescens isolate FSJ_1873_10779 chromosome 3, UR_Acoe_1.0, whole genome shotgun sequence, a single window of DNA contains:
- the HLX gene encoding H2.0-like homeobox protein yields MYTAGLAPFYASNFSLWSAAYCSASGPAAGGCFPLDAAAAKKPSFCIADILHAGSEAAGGAADSLPGGPGTGMPAALGAVHHGGPFHATASPLRPTPVVAPDAPAAAFPPRLSPLSAAYHSHHHRPPQHRSPAAAAAAAGGGGAPAPARLPGGHTHGSAPAPASKDLKFGIDRILSAEFDPKVKEGNTLRDLTSLLTTSRQTGVHLPNLQPSAGQFFASLDPINEASAILGPLNTNPRSSVQHQFQDTFPGPYAVLTKDTLPQTYKRKRSWSRAVFSNLQRKGLEKRFEIQKYVTKPDRKQLAAMLGLTDAQVKVWFQNRRMKWRHSKEAQAQKDKEPPPEPEPAAQRAGAPPAAPGEPERSPSRSDGDSDSSDAESLDMAPSDTERTEGAERSLPSAGLGKSCDSAGLPSPPPPAAASPEPRSGL; encoded by the exons ATGTACACGGCCGGGCTGGCTCCTTTCTACGCCTCCAACTTCAGCTTGTGGTCAGCGGCGTATTGCTCTGcatcggggccggcggccggcggCTGCTTCCCGCTGGACGCCGCGGCGGCGAAGAAGCCGTCCTTCTGCATCGCCGACATCCTCCACGCCGGCAGCGAGGCGGCGGGAGGAGCCGCCGACAGCCTGCCCGGAGGACCCGGCACCGGGATGCCGGCCGCGCTGGGAGCCGTGCACCACGGCGGTCCCTTCCACGCCACGGCCTCGCCTCTCCGGCCCACGCCCGTCGTGGCCCCCgacgcccccgccgccgccttcCCGCCGCGCCTCTCGCCGCTCTCCGCCGCCTACCACTCCCACCACCACCGCCCCCCGCAGCACCGGtcccccgcggcggcggcggcggctgcgggcggcggaggcgccccggcccccgcccggcTGCCCGGCGGCCACACGCACGGCTCGGCGCCGGCGCCCGCCAGCAAGGACCTGAAATTCGGCATCGACCGCATTTTATCGGCGGAGTTTGACCCCAAAGTCAAGGAAGGCAACACGCTGAGAG ATCTGACCTCCTTATTAACTACGAGCCGCCAAACTGGGGTTCATCTCCCCAACTTGCAGCCTTCCGCCGGCCAGTTCTTCGCGTCTCTAGACCCCATTAACGAGGCCTCTGCTATCCTGGGTCCCTTAAACACAAACCCAAGGAGCTCAGTGCAGCACCAGTTTCAAGACACTTTTCCAG gTCCGTACGCAGTTCTAACCAAGGACACGCTGCCCCAGACGTACAAGAGGAAACGCTCCTGGTCCAGGGCTGTTTTTTCCAACCTGCAGAGGAAAGGTTTAGAAAAACGGTTCGAAATCCAGAAGTATGTCACCAAACCGGACAGGAAGCAACTGGCGGCGATGCTGGGGCTGACAGATGCTCAA GTGAAGGTGTGGTTCCAGAACCGGCGGATGAAGTGGCGGCACTCCAAGGAAGCTCAGGCCCAGAAGGACAAGGAGCCGCcgccggagccggagccggcaGCCCAGCGAGCCGGCGcaccgcccgccgcccccggggaGCCCGAGCGCAGCCCCAGCCGCTCCGACGGCGACAGCGACAGCAGCGACGCCGAGTCCCTCGACATGGCCCCCAGCGACACGGAACGGACTGAGGGCGCCGAGCGGAGCCTGCCCTCCGCCGGGCTGGGCAAGTCCTGCGACAGCGCCGGcctcccctccccgccgccgcccgccgccgccagccccgAGCCGCGGAGCGGCCTATAG